The Hymenobacter baengnokdamensis genome includes a region encoding these proteins:
- the miaB gene encoding tRNA (N6-isopentenyl adenosine(37)-C2)-methylthiotransferase MiaB, with protein MSQPLITLDFLATAPAPDAAALPTDVRVSAATRTGAGRKLYIESYGCQMNFSDSEIVSSILAAEGFDTTEDLATADLVLLNTCSIREKAEQTVRMRLTQINSHKKRRPGMLVGVLGCMAERLKSRFLEEEKIVDLVVGPDAYRDLPQLIAQIDGGQKAVNVLLSREETYADITPVRLNSNGVSAFISIMRGCDNMCSFCVVPFTRGRERSRDAHSIVQEARDLVAAGYKEVTLLGQNVDSYKWASADGQEHVNFAQLLERVALVSPQLRVRFSTSHPKDITDEVLHTMARHDNICKYLHLPAQSGNSRVLALMNRTYDRAWYEERVAAVRRILGDDCAISTDMIAGFCSETEEEHQDTLSLIDHVQYDMAYMFFYSERPGTLAARKLADDVPLEVKKRRLQEIIDRQQAHSRARYERGVGRVHQVLVENFSKRSKDDLSGRNSQNQVVIFPKGNFQKGDYVNVLVHTNTGGSLLGEAV; from the coding sequence ATGTCTCAACCGCTCATTACGTTAGATTTTCTTGCTACTGCACCCGCACCCGACGCGGCGGCCCTGCCCACCGACGTGCGCGTGAGCGCCGCCACCCGCACCGGCGCGGGCCGCAAGCTCTACATCGAGAGCTACGGCTGCCAGATGAACTTCTCAGATTCCGAAATCGTGTCCAGCATCCTGGCGGCGGAAGGGTTCGATACGACCGAAGACCTCGCCACCGCCGACCTGGTGCTGCTCAATACCTGCTCCATCCGCGAGAAGGCCGAGCAGACGGTGCGCATGCGCCTCACCCAAATCAACTCGCATAAAAAGCGCCGGCCGGGCATGCTCGTGGGCGTGCTGGGCTGCATGGCCGAGCGCCTCAAAAGCCGGTTTTTGGAAGAAGAGAAAATCGTGGACCTCGTGGTGGGCCCCGACGCCTACCGCGACCTTCCCCAGCTCATTGCGCAGATTGATGGGGGTCAGAAGGCCGTCAACGTGCTGCTGAGCCGCGAAGAAACCTACGCCGATATCACGCCCGTGCGCCTCAACTCGAACGGCGTATCGGCCTTCATCAGCATCATGCGGGGCTGCGACAATATGTGCTCGTTTTGCGTGGTGCCCTTCACCCGCGGGCGCGAGCGCAGCCGCGATGCGCATAGCATTGTGCAGGAAGCCCGCGACCTGGTGGCCGCTGGCTACAAGGAAGTTACCCTGCTCGGCCAAAACGTCGACAGCTACAAGTGGGCCAGCGCCGATGGCCAGGAGCACGTCAACTTTGCCCAGCTGCTGGAGCGCGTAGCGCTCGTGAGCCCGCAGCTGCGGGTACGCTTTTCGACCTCGCACCCCAAGGATATTACCGACGAGGTGCTGCACACCATGGCGCGGCACGACAACATCTGCAAGTACCTGCATCTGCCCGCCCAGAGCGGCAACTCGCGCGTGCTGGCGCTAATGAACCGGACCTACGACCGGGCCTGGTACGAGGAGCGCGTGGCGGCCGTGCGCCGCATCCTGGGCGACGACTGTGCCATCTCGACGGATATGATTGCCGGCTTCTGCTCCGAGACGGAAGAAGAGCATCAGGATACGCTGAGCCTTATCGACCATGTTCAATATGACATGGCTTATATGTTTTTCTACTCGGAGCGCCCCGGCACCCTGGCCGCCCGCAAGCTCGCCGATGACGTGCCGCTGGAAGTAAAAAAGCGCCGACTTCAGGAAATAATCGACCGCCAGCAGGCCCACAGCCGGGCCCGCTACGAGCGCGGGGTGGGCCGCGTGCACCAGGTGCTGGTCGAGAATTTCTCCAAACGCTCGAAAGACGACCTCAGCGGCCGCAACAGCCAGAACCAGGTAGTGATTTTCCCGAAAGGCAATTTTCAGAAAGGCGACTATGTCAACGTGCTGGTGCACACGAATACGGGGGGCTCGCTGCTGGGTGAGGCAGTCTAG
- a CDS encoding anthranilate synthase component I family protein, whose protein sequence is MLTIPLASLPTDFRARALQWAAHFLHCAYYEPNNLQASAAGTFTRLLAVANATLPAPHKLAELPAHLSGPPYQLPRCGFITYDVKNEIEALSSNNFSGLNWPALHFFLPETYLYWQDDMLVIEGTTTNVLATILATPVPAAGRPAVPPLRARMPRTDYLQAVENVRQDILTGEVYELNLCQEFYAENVQLDPVATFWRLNEASPAPYAGFLRYHDHYLLCASPECFVHSKNNIITSQPIKGTRRRGSTPADDEQQRLTLLHDEKERAENLMIVDLVRNDLARVARTGTVEVPELFGTYGFKQVWQLISTVTAELRPGVDLADILRATFPMGSMTGAPKIRAMQLIEYYEASRRGLYSGSFGFVWPDGEFEFNVVIRSLQYRADTGYLSLQVGSAITYDSVPEHEYQECLLKAQGVLEALQTSLSKT, encoded by the coding sequence ATGTTGACCATCCCGCTCGCCAGCCTGCCCACCGACTTCCGCGCCCGCGCCTTGCAGTGGGCGGCGCATTTTCTACATTGCGCTTATTATGAGCCCAATAACTTGCAGGCTTCGGCGGCCGGCACGTTTACGCGGCTGCTGGCGGTAGCCAACGCGACGCTCCCTGCCCCGCATAAGCTGGCCGAGCTACCTGCGCACCTAAGTGGGCCGCCCTACCAGCTTCCCCGCTGCGGCTTTATCACGTATGATGTTAAGAATGAGATTGAAGCGCTGAGTAGCAACAATTTCTCCGGTCTTAATTGGCCGGCGCTGCACTTCTTTCTGCCCGAAACCTACCTGTACTGGCAGGACGATATGCTGGTGATTGAGGGCACGACAACCAACGTGCTGGCCACCATTCTGGCTACGCCCGTGCCGGCCGCCGGCCGCCCCGCAGTGCCGCCGCTGCGGGCGCGCATGCCCCGCACCGATTACCTGCAAGCCGTTGAAAACGTGCGCCAGGATATTCTTACTGGGGAGGTGTACGAGTTGAATTTGTGCCAGGAATTTTACGCCGAAAACGTGCAGCTCGACCCGGTTGCCACGTTCTGGCGGCTCAACGAGGCATCACCAGCCCCGTACGCGGGCTTTCTGCGCTACCACGACCATTATTTGCTATGCGCCTCACCGGAATGTTTTGTACATAGTAAAAATAATATTATTACCTCGCAGCCCATAAAGGGAACGCGGCGCCGCGGCTCCACCCCGGCCGATGATGAGCAGCAGCGCCTCACCCTGCTGCACGACGAAAAAGAGCGCGCCGAAAACCTGATGATAGTGGACCTCGTGCGCAATGACCTCGCCCGCGTGGCGCGCACCGGCACCGTCGAAGTGCCCGAGCTATTTGGCACCTACGGCTTTAAGCAGGTTTGGCAATTGATTTCGACCGTCACGGCAGAGCTACGGCCGGGCGTGGACCTGGCCGACATTCTGCGCGCTACCTTCCCGATGGGCTCGATGACGGGCGCGCCCAAAATCAGGGCTATGCAGCTTATTGAATATTACGAAGCCAGCCGGCGCGGCCTCTACAGCGGCAGCTTCGGCTTTGTGTGGCCCGATGGCGAATTTGAGTTCAACGTCGTGATTCGCAGCCTGCAATACCGCGCCGATACCGGCTACCTTAGCCTGCAAGTCGGCTCGGCCATCACGTATGACTCCGTGCCGGAGCACGAGTACCAGGAATGCCTGCTGAAAGCGCAGGGCGTGCTCGAAGCGCTGCAAACCAGCCTCAGCAAGACGTAA
- a CDS encoding tetratricopeptide repeat protein produces MTEITTGLRQRLRRGAWSVVVSLLATTAGLSAPPGAPRQALAPQPLPDATPAPETLSPAARHAYAELLKLKVSTCRQLLAAEPARAPGTLLVADCADFVELLISQDASHYEANQAAHDKRLAVLEKAPGSALRDYVQAEIRLHQALSQIVFHHEVRGAWNLRQAALLVQAAAQRYPAYLPIRKTLGLCQFGIGSLPEGYHWFLRLLGLSGSVEQGLQNLGRAAAQPHDFQPESQILLALIREAYYKKGNESLLLVLRLASEQPDNLLFSYLVISLQKRQHHGEQALAAYRARPTGAAYLPLAYLHHLAADLLLYRGDYASSITENQQFLHEYRGEYYRKDAAFKLYLAAWLGGAPAAATERYRQQINQAGPLTIEEDIYAQRFYHDAQLLNPVLTHARLQTDGGYYTQALSTLQQFHSTPATPVRDQLEAPYRRARVWEGLGRLDSAQADYQLTLRRSAVLGDPAYYFAPQSALQLGYLAQAAGQRPAAKAYFKQAMAYPRHEYKNSTDQKAKLALRGL; encoded by the coding sequence TTGACGGAAATTACCACCGGGCTACGCCAGAGACTTCGCCGGGGCGCGTGGAGCGTGGTAGTGAGCCTGTTGGCTACTACGGCCGGCCTCAGTGCGCCGCCTGGTGCCCCCCGCCAGGCGCTGGCCCCGCAGCCGCTACCCGATGCCACGCCAGCCCCGGAAACGCTTTCGCCCGCCGCCCGCCACGCCTACGCCGAGCTGCTGAAGCTGAAAGTGAGCACCTGCCGCCAGCTGCTGGCGGCCGAGCCGGCGCGCGCGCCCGGTACGCTGCTGGTAGCCGACTGCGCCGATTTTGTAGAGCTGCTTATCAGCCAGGATGCCAGCCACTACGAGGCTAACCAGGCTGCGCACGACAAGCGGCTGGCAGTCCTGGAAAAAGCACCGGGCAGCGCCCTGCGCGACTATGTGCAGGCCGAGATTCGGCTGCACCAGGCACTGAGTCAGATTGTCTTTCACCACGAGGTGCGCGGCGCCTGGAACCTGCGCCAGGCGGCCCTGCTGGTGCAAGCCGCCGCGCAGCGCTACCCAGCTTATTTGCCTATTCGCAAAACCCTGGGGCTATGCCAGTTCGGTATCGGCTCGCTGCCGGAGGGCTACCACTGGTTTTTGCGGCTGCTGGGCCTGAGCGGCAGCGTGGAGCAAGGCTTGCAAAACCTGGGCCGGGCGGCGGCGCAACCCCACGATTTCCAGCCCGAAAGCCAGATTTTGCTCGCGCTTATTCGGGAAGCGTATTATAAAAAAGGCAATGAGAGCCTGTTATTGGTGCTAAGGCTGGCAAGCGAGCAGCCCGATAATTTGCTCTTTAGCTACCTGGTTATCAGCCTGCAAAAGCGCCAGCACCACGGCGAGCAGGCGCTGGCGGCCTACCGCGCCCGGCCTACCGGCGCGGCCTACCTGCCCCTGGCCTACCTGCACCACCTGGCTGCCGACCTACTGCTTTATCGCGGCGACTATGCCAGCTCCATCACCGAAAACCAGCAGTTTCTGCACGAGTACCGGGGTGAGTATTATCGCAAGGATGCGGCTTTCAAGCTTTACCTGGCCGCCTGGCTGGGGGGGGCTCCCGCGGCCGCGACCGAACGCTATCGCCAGCAAATCAACCAGGCCGGGCCGCTTACCATTGAGGAAGATATCTACGCCCAGCGCTTCTACCACGACGCTCAACTGCTCAACCCCGTGCTGACCCATGCCCGCCTGCAAACCGATGGCGGCTACTATACCCAGGCGCTGAGCACCTTGCAGCAATTTCATTCTACTCCCGCTACACCCGTGCGCGACCAGCTGGAAGCGCCCTACCGCCGCGCCCGCGTGTGGGAAGGCCTGGGCCGCCTCGATTCGGCCCAGGCCGACTACCAGCTCACCCTGCGCCGGTCGGCCGTGCTGGGCGACCCCGCTTACTACTTCGCGCCGCAGTCGGCTTTGCAGCTCGGCTACCTGGCGCAGGCAGCCGGCCAGCGGCCAGCGGCCAAAGCCTATTTTAAGCAGGCGATGGCCTACCCCAGGCACGAATACAAAAACAGCACCGACCAGAAAGCCAAACTGGCTCTGCGGGGGTTATAG
- a CDS encoding zinc ribbon domain-containing protein, translating to MTANSAAVVNPADAPISAKLEALLNLQRIDSQLDEIRRVRGDLPEEVRDLEDEIAGYEARVKRFDEEISGLQDQIKQRKAATKEAEGLIKRYEEQQTNVRNNREYEAIAKEVELQRLEIQISDKKIKEAQYLIEQRNTEANVTRLRLDERRKDLDTKKSELDTIVAENEAEEKQLVAERETAIQPVEARLLTAYDRIRGNMRNRLAVVLVRRDACGGCFNTVPPQRQADIISHKKIIVCEHCGRILADVEGRAAVNA from the coding sequence ATGACTGCTAATTCCGCCGCCGTGGTAAATCCGGCCGACGCGCCTATTTCCGCCAAGCTCGAAGCTTTACTCAACCTGCAACGCATTGATTCGCAGCTCGATGAGATTCGGCGTGTACGAGGCGACCTGCCCGAAGAAGTACGCGACCTCGAAGATGAGATTGCCGGTTACGAAGCCCGCGTAAAGCGCTTCGACGAAGAAATCAGCGGCCTGCAGGACCAGATTAAGCAGCGCAAAGCCGCTACGAAAGAGGCCGAAGGCCTCATCAAGCGCTACGAAGAGCAGCAAACCAACGTCCGCAACAACCGCGAGTACGAGGCTATTGCCAAAGAAGTAGAGCTGCAGCGCCTCGAAATTCAGATTTCAGACAAGAAAATCAAGGAGGCGCAGTACCTCATCGAGCAGCGCAACACCGAAGCCAACGTGACGCGCCTGCGCCTCGATGAGCGCCGCAAAGACCTCGACACCAAGAAAAGCGAGCTCGACACCATCGTGGCCGAGAACGAAGCCGAGGAAAAGCAGCTCGTTGCGGAGCGCGAAACGGCTATTCAGCCCGTAGAAGCCCGCCTGCTGACGGCCTACGACCGCATCCGGGGTAATATGCGCAACCGCCTGGCGGTGGTGCTGGTGCGCCGCGATGCCTGCGGCGGCTGCTTCAACACGGTGCCCCCACAGCGCCAGGCCGACATTATCTCGCACAAGAAAATCATCGTGTGCGAGCACTGCGGCCGCATTCTGGCCGATGTGGAAGGCCGGGCCGCGGTCAATGCCTAA
- a CDS encoding Nif3-like dinuclear metal center hexameric protein, whose product MITVRDLARLLETTAPLAYQESYDNAGLQCGLLTAGITGVLIALDCTPAVVAEAARRGCNVVLCHHPVIFRPLRRLTGQGLVEQTIMAALKADVAIYAAHTNLDNVRQGVNARLAQKLGLVNTRILAPQTGTLARLITYVPDQADADGQQLSDKVLQALYTAGAGQVGNYRECSFQTPGLGTFTPGAGSRPAIGIENQPASVAETKVEVLLPLHRQAAVLAALRQTHPYEEVAYELIKLENEHQDVGAGLVGELPKPLSPLDFRQHLKAVLGVPVVKHTAFDKPIKKVALCGGAGSFLTGAAVAAGADAYVTGDVKYHEFFAPEGRLLLCDVGHFESEQFTGELFRDLLLAAFGRTFAVLFAETSTNPVQYDC is encoded by the coding sequence ATGATAACTGTAAGAGACCTGGCCCGCCTGCTCGAAACCACAGCGCCCCTGGCCTACCAGGAAAGCTACGATAATGCTGGCCTGCAATGCGGCCTGCTCACGGCCGGAATCACCGGCGTACTCATTGCCCTCGACTGCACGCCGGCCGTGGTGGCCGAAGCGGCGCGGCGCGGCTGCAACGTGGTGCTGTGCCACCACCCGGTTATTTTTCGGCCGCTCAGGCGGCTTACCGGCCAGGGCCTGGTAGAGCAAACCATTATGGCCGCGCTCAAGGCCGATGTGGCCATCTACGCGGCCCACACCAACCTCGACAACGTGCGCCAGGGCGTCAATGCCCGGCTAGCCCAAAAGCTGGGGCTGGTCAACACCCGCATTCTGGCGCCCCAAACCGGCACGCTGGCCCGGCTCATCACGTACGTGCCCGACCAGGCCGATGCCGATGGCCAGCAGCTGTCAGACAAAGTATTGCAGGCGTTATATACTGCCGGGGCGGGCCAGGTCGGCAACTACCGCGAGTGCAGCTTCCAAACGCCGGGCCTGGGCACCTTTACGCCGGGGGCCGGCTCTCGCCCCGCCATCGGCATCGAAAACCAGCCCGCCTCCGTAGCCGAAACCAAAGTTGAGGTGCTGCTGCCCCTGCACCGCCAGGCGGCCGTGCTGGCCGCACTGCGCCAAACCCATCCGTATGAAGAAGTAGCCTACGAGCTGATAAAGCTCGAGAATGAGCACCAGGATGTGGGCGCGGGCCTGGTGGGCGAATTGCCCAAGCCGCTGAGTCCGCTCGATTTTCGCCAGCACCTGAAGGCCGTGCTGGGCGTGCCCGTGGTCAAGCACACGGCATTTGACAAACCCATTAAAAAAGTGGCGCTGTGCGGGGGCGCGGGCAGCTTCCTGACCGGCGCGGCCGTGGCGGCCGGCGCCGATGCTTACGTGACGGGCGACGTGAAGTACCACGAGTTTTTTGCGCCCGAGGGCCGGCTGCTGCTCTGCGACGTGGGGCACTTTGAGAGCGAGCAATTTACGGGCGAGCTATTCCGCGATTTGCTGCTGGCAGCGTTCGGTCGTACTTTTGCGGTCTTATTCGCTGAAACTTCCACGAATCCCGTTCAGTATGACTGCTAA
- a CDS encoding uracil-DNA glycosylase family protein yields the protein MPDFATRLLQLLATFPLPATPLPLGVEARSSYQEPEVQDLMRRFAQRFYRANHQRVGIFGINPGRFGGGRTGISFTDPVALSDSCGITHDLPQKRRELSSEFVYKFIAELGGPAEFYDHFFLSAVYPLELTREGKNYNYYDAPAIIKALWPDMRRSLTSQAEQLNLRRDVAVSLGRRNGEFLQKLNNELGLFERIEILDHPRFLMQYRRKRLAENVARYVEVLGSLVHQ from the coding sequence ATGCCCGACTTCGCCACCCGCCTGCTTCAGCTGCTCGCCACTTTTCCGCTGCCCGCCACGCCGCTGCCCCTGGGTGTAGAAGCCCGCAGCTCTTACCAGGAGCCGGAGGTGCAAGACCTTATGCGCCGGTTTGCGCAGCGCTTTTACCGCGCTAATCACCAGCGCGTTGGCATTTTCGGCATCAATCCCGGCCGCTTCGGGGGTGGCCGAACCGGCATCTCGTTTACCGACCCGGTGGCGCTCAGCGACAGCTGCGGCATCACGCACGACCTTCCGCAAAAGCGCCGCGAGCTGTCGAGCGAGTTCGTGTATAAATTTATTGCGGAGCTGGGCGGCCCGGCCGAGTTTTACGACCACTTTTTCCTCAGCGCAGTGTACCCGCTGGAGCTGACGCGCGAAGGCAAAAACTACAATTATTACGATGCGCCGGCTATCATTAAAGCTCTGTGGCCCGACATGCGGCGCTCGCTTACCAGCCAGGCCGAGCAGCTGAACCTCCGCCGCGACGTGGCCGTAAGCCTGGGCCGCCGCAACGGTGAATTCCTGCAAAAGCTTAATAACGAGCTGGGTTTGTTTGAGCGCATTGAAATTCTCGACCACCCGCGCTTTCTGATGCAGTACCGCCGCAAGCGGCTGGCCGAAAACGTGGCCAGGTATGTAGAAGTATTGGGAAGTCTTGTTCACCAATAA
- the lpxK gene encoding tetraacyldisaccharide 4'-kinase produces MLAWLLLPFSWLYAAVLAGRNWLYDHGYKRSAAGWVPLLNVGNLRVGGTGKTPHVAWLVQELLRQGQQPAILSRGYGRQTKGPRLATPADSAATIGDEPCQYFQEFNHQRVPVAVAENRQLGLDLLRQHHPELTCVVLDDAYQHRRVRPTLNILLTELARPFYTDCVLPAGRLREARAGAARADVVILTKCPPGLSAHDQATAEAQVRRYARPGAVIMFSSYAYAEPVPLATELVEVGAEWVGAEPGPPPGPGPALLLTGIAQPGPLRSYLESQGYTIMHHEALPDHHAFQPADLAALQKHWQPGWPVFTTEKDATRLSERTAPGLWAGRPEWALQFYTIPVRVALLGAGAARLAAVVAAATAPAQP; encoded by the coding sequence ATGCTTGCCTGGCTGCTGCTTCCCTTTTCCTGGCTTTACGCTGCCGTGCTGGCCGGGCGCAACTGGCTCTACGACCACGGCTACAAGCGCTCGGCCGCCGGCTGGGTGCCGCTGCTCAACGTGGGCAACCTGCGGGTGGGCGGCACCGGCAAAACGCCCCACGTTGCCTGGCTGGTGCAGGAGCTGCTGCGCCAGGGCCAGCAGCCGGCCATATTGAGCCGGGGCTACGGCCGCCAGACCAAAGGCCCGCGCCTGGCTACGCCTGCCGACTCGGCCGCCACGATAGGGGATGAGCCCTGCCAGTATTTCCAGGAGTTCAACCACCAGCGCGTGCCGGTGGCGGTGGCCGAAAACCGCCAGCTGGGGCTCGACCTGCTGCGCCAACACCACCCCGAGCTGACCTGCGTGGTGCTCGACGACGCGTATCAGCACCGCCGCGTGCGGCCCACGCTCAATATTCTGCTCACCGAGCTGGCCCGGCCCTTCTACACCGATTGTGTGCTGCCCGCCGGCCGCTTGCGCGAAGCACGCGCCGGGGCCGCCCGCGCCGATGTAGTTATCCTGACCAAATGCCCGCCCGGCTTATCGGCCCACGACCAGGCTACCGCCGAGGCCCAGGTGCGACGCTATGCCCGGCCGGGGGCAGTTATCATGTTTTCGAGCTATGCTTACGCCGAGCCAGTGCCGCTGGCTACCGAATTGGTAGAAGTCGGGGCTGAGTGGGTGGGCGCGGAGCCGGGCCCGCCGCCCGGCCCCGGCCCGGCGCTGCTGCTCACGGGCATTGCCCAGCCCGGCCCTTTGCGCAGCTACCTCGAAAGCCAGGGGTACACCATTATGCACCACGAAGCCCTGCCCGACCACCACGCGTTTCAGCCAGCCGACCTGGCGGCGCTGCAAAAGCACTGGCAGCCCGGCTGGCCTGTTTTCACCACCGAAAAAGACGCTACCCGCCTAAGCGAGCGCACGGCCCCAGGTTTGTGGGCCGGCCGGCCGGAGTGGGCGCTACAGTTCTACACGATTCCGGTGCGCGTGGCGTTGCTGGGCGCGGGCGCGGCCCGGCTGGCCGCCGTGGTGGCCGCCGCTACGGCGCCCGCCCAGCCCTAG
- a CDS encoding putative porin: protein MVSPFFAVVRWLTLLLTLVLASTLAGRAQIVDDSTKAVYGPKTTRVIYEAEVRRDSVGGTPLDTTLTQWPQARFWTHDTTFQQDLGVFGSASRPLLYQPNLQLGARFGRNVFDRNVREASEVPYYDSRSPYSFFRYVQGSAGEQVFELSYTRSLKKNFSIGVDYERIASNQILATSAASAQVEHNNFTIFGRYQNESGRYHLLANYSASRQATREQGGIQPSAAEQARIKKLGGVIDSLFNYGNEQVYLTAANNIDDRDALHLLQTYRLLTKGFTAYHVFDIRRQYNGYTDTALPRDGSGNLLFYDNALRNPTATNDRATYRQIENTFGLLGRTERIEYNVYGRYRNAWLEEKSTPVGRSGTNPRLVAVGNSPNDTLNVKPRYYGQLFLGGTASFNYHTIYAIEVAGEYLPLDNGAVKVVGNGAEYWLRGRIRTGPLSAEALVNSYSPTLTQRVFFGNHYQWNNLSDNTAAAFANTTTQQLTVRLQQRLPLLADHRIELSAAVVNINNLVYYNQAGVPAQLSTSKQLLIAFARHRFRVGNVYFDNQGTYTKGAGDDNPGLRIPAFVTESRVYYQRRVFGHALFAQVGGELYYQSEFRGYGYSPSTQQFYVQDQFKLGGYAVANAFVAADISSASIFIKVAYLNQGLGANGYFTTPYYTGYPRRFQFGVRWRFFS from the coding sequence ATGGTTTCTCCTTTCTTCGCCGTAGTCCGCTGGCTCACGCTGCTGCTCACGCTGGTGCTGGCCAGCACCCTGGCCGGCCGTGCCCAGATTGTCGACGACTCGACCAAAGCGGTTTATGGCCCCAAGACTACCCGCGTCATCTACGAGGCCGAAGTGCGGCGCGACTCGGTGGGCGGCACGCCCCTCGATACTACGCTCACGCAATGGCCGCAGGCGCGATTCTGGACGCACGATACTACGTTTCAGCAAGACCTGGGCGTGTTTGGCTCGGCTTCGCGGCCGCTGCTGTACCAGCCCAATCTACAGCTCGGGGCCCGCTTCGGCCGCAACGTGTTTGACCGCAACGTGCGCGAAGCCAGCGAGGTGCCGTATTACGACAGCCGCTCGCCCTATTCCTTTTTTCGCTACGTGCAGGGCTCGGCAGGCGAGCAGGTATTCGAGCTAAGCTACACGCGCTCGCTGAAAAAGAACTTCAGCATCGGGGTTGATTATGAACGCATTGCCTCCAACCAGATACTGGCCACCAGCGCCGCCAGCGCCCAGGTAGAACATAATAATTTTACTATATTCGGTCGCTACCAAAACGAGAGTGGTCGCTACCATCTATTGGCCAACTACTCGGCCAGCCGCCAGGCTACCCGCGAGCAGGGCGGTATCCAGCCCTCGGCGGCCGAGCAGGCCCGTATAAAAAAGCTGGGTGGGGTTATTGACTCACTCTTCAACTACGGCAACGAGCAGGTGTACCTGACGGCCGCCAACAACATCGACGACCGCGACGCGCTGCACCTGCTCCAGACTTATCGACTACTCACTAAGGGCTTCACCGCCTATCATGTATTCGATATCCGGCGGCAGTACAATGGCTATACCGATACTGCTTTGCCGCGCGACGGGAGTGGTAATCTGCTATTTTATGATAATGCCCTGCGCAACCCCACGGCTACCAACGACCGCGCCACTTACCGGCAAATTGAAAACACCTTCGGCCTGCTCGGCCGCACTGAGCGCATCGAGTACAACGTGTATGGGCGCTACCGCAATGCCTGGCTGGAAGAGAAAAGCACGCCGGTGGGCCGGTCGGGTACCAACCCACGCCTCGTAGCCGTGGGCAATTCGCCCAACGACACCCTCAATGTGAAGCCGCGCTACTACGGGCAGCTTTTTCTGGGGGGCACGGCCTCATTCAACTACCACACCATTTACGCCATTGAGGTAGCGGGCGAGTATTTGCCGCTCGACAATGGCGCGGTAAAAGTAGTGGGCAACGGGGCCGAATACTGGTTGCGCGGGCGCATCCGTACCGGCCCGTTATCGGCCGAGGCGCTGGTCAATTCGTACTCGCCCACCCTTACCCAGCGGGTGTTTTTCGGCAATCACTACCAGTGGAATAACCTCTCGGACAACACGGCGGCCGCCTTCGCCAACACGACCACCCAGCAGCTCACCGTGCGCCTGCAGCAGCGCCTGCCGCTGCTGGCCGACCACCGTATCGAGCTAAGCGCGGCCGTGGTTAATATTAACAATTTAGTATATTATAACCAGGCCGGGGTGCCGGCTCAGCTGAGCACCAGCAAGCAGCTGCTTATCGCGTTTGCGCGCCACCGCTTCCGGGTAGGTAATGTATACTTTGATAACCAGGGCACTTACACGAAAGGCGCTGGTGACGATAATCCGGGGCTGCGCATTCCGGCCTTCGTCACGGAGTCGCGGGTCTATTACCAGCGCCGGGTATTCGGGCACGCTTTGTTTGCGCAGGTGGGCGGCGAGCTTTATTACCAGTCGGAGTTTCGGGGCTACGGCTATTCGCCCAGCACCCAGCAGTTTTACGTGCAGGACCAGTTTAAGCTGGGTGGCTATGCGGTGGCCAACGCCTTTGTGGCGGCCGATATCAGCTCGGCTTCCATCTTTATAAAAGTGGCCTACCTCAACCAGGGGCTGGGTGCCAATGGCTATTTTACCACGCCTTACTACACGGGCTACCCGCGTCGCTTCCAGTTTGGAGTACGGTGGCGCTTCTTCAGCTAA
- the miaE gene encoding tRNA-(ms[2]io[6]A)-hydroxylase, which yields MKEKTILKLKLNTDPRWVDLASKNLEEILVDHAYCEQKAASTGISLIVHYPEKERLVDELTLLVAEEWSHFERVVQELRKRSLPLGRPRRDEYVVQLMAHIRKGGPRERQLLDQLLVSALIEARSCERFKLLWLHLQDRDPELSQFYYELMASEAGHFVSYVDLAKEYCDPAEVDARLQELLRLEGEIVVNLPVRDDRMH from the coding sequence ATGAAAGAGAAAACCATTCTTAAGCTCAAGCTCAACACCGACCCACGCTGGGTAGATTTGGCCAGCAAGAATCTCGAAGAAATCCTGGTTGACCACGCCTATTGCGAGCAGAAGGCGGCCAGCACTGGCATCTCGCTCATCGTGCATTACCCCGAAAAAGAGCGGCTGGTTGACGAGCTTACCCTGCTGGTAGCCGAGGAATGGAGCCATTTTGAGCGCGTGGTGCAGGAGCTGCGCAAGCGCAGCCTGCCGCTGGGCCGCCCGCGCCGCGACGAGTACGTGGTGCAGCTTATGGCCCACATTCGCAAGGGTGGCCCGCGCGAGCGCCAGCTGCTCGACCAGCTGCTGGTGTCGGCGCTTATCGAGGCGCGCTCCTGCGAGCGCTTTAAGCTGCTGTGGCTGCACCTGCAAGACCGCGACCCCGAGCTCAGCCAGTTTTATTATGAGCTGATGGCCAGCGAAGCAGGCCACTTCGTGAGCTACGTCGACCTGGCCAAAGAATACTGCGACCCGGCCGAAGTAGATGCCCGCTTGCAGGAATTACTCAGGCTCGAAGGGGAGATTGTCGTAAACCTGCCGGTGCGCGACGACCGCATGCATTAA